A region from the Desulfoglaeba alkanexedens ALDC genome encodes:
- the lon gene encoding endopeptidase La: protein MIFFHKPQEEEGHRPSKDLEDLRTAIEKARLPEHISVVASKELDRLESTDPSTAEYTIGLNYLDYLVSLPWNHFTEDNLDLARAERIMNAEHHGLGHVKERILEYLAVRTLCSIQAFHVLVVDDEDIARTNLEYILRKEGYLVDSATNGLEALRKLEHREFDLILTDLKMEKMDGLQLLEAVRKMAPHTETVMITGYATVTSAVDALKKGAVHYLSKPINLEELRHIVKASKEKKRHMQMARGPVLCFSGPPGTGKTSIGQSIAKALERKFVRMSLAGLRDEAELRGHRRTYVGAMPGRIIHEIRRLGVKNPVFMLDEIDKIGQDFRGDPASVLLEILDPEQNSQFLDHYLDVPFDLSGVMFIATANLVERLPAPLLDRLEVIEFPGYTEKEKIRIAKQFIIPRQLREHGLAGRKLEFTDEAVAYIIQGYTREAGLRNLEREIANICRKLARTYLAGGGRGEPGDVDAADIQELLGPRRYDRETAGAKNRVGVATGLVWSAFGGEIVFIEATRMRGSQQLILTGSLGSILKESAQTALSFVRSRCEWFGIDADFFRETDIHIHIPAGAIPKDGPSAGLTIAIALISLLTQRPARRDVAATGEITLSGRILPVSGVREKLLAAQRSGLRTVIFPHRNAPEIDALNPDVTEGLEIVLAEEIQDVVERALV, encoded by the coding sequence ATGATCTTTTTTCATAAGCCACAGGAAGAGGAAGGGCACCGTCCTTCCAAGGATCTCGAAGACCTGCGGACGGCGATCGAGAAAGCCCGGCTGCCCGAACACATCTCGGTGGTGGCTTCAAAGGAACTGGATCGGTTGGAAAGCACCGATCCGTCGACCGCGGAATACACCATCGGACTCAACTACCTGGATTACCTGGTTTCCCTCCCCTGGAACCATTTCACGGAAGACAACCTGGACCTCGCCCGCGCCGAAAGAATCATGAACGCCGAGCATCATGGGCTCGGCCACGTGAAGGAACGCATCTTGGAATACCTGGCGGTCCGCACCCTGTGTTCCATCCAGGCCTTTCACGTCCTCGTGGTGGATGACGAAGATATCGCCCGCACCAATCTGGAATATATCCTTCGCAAGGAAGGCTACTTGGTGGATTCGGCGACCAATGGATTGGAAGCGCTCCGAAAGCTCGAGCACAGGGAATTCGACTTGATCCTGACCGACCTCAAAATGGAAAAAATGGACGGGCTGCAGTTGCTGGAGGCGGTTCGGAAGATGGCGCCGCACACGGAGACGGTCATGATCACCGGCTACGCCACCGTGACATCCGCCGTGGACGCCCTGAAAAAAGGGGCGGTCCATTACCTTTCGAAGCCCATCAACCTCGAGGAACTGAGGCATATCGTCAAGGCGAGCAAGGAAAAGAAGCGGCACATGCAGATGGCCAGGGGCCCCGTGCTCTGCTTTTCGGGCCCCCCCGGCACGGGAAAGACTTCCATCGGTCAATCCATCGCCAAGGCGCTGGAGAGAAAATTCGTGCGGATGTCCCTGGCCGGACTTCGGGACGAAGCGGAACTGAGAGGTCACCGCCGCACGTACGTCGGAGCCATGCCGGGGCGCATCATCCATGAAATCCGCCGGTTGGGCGTGAAGAATCCCGTTTTCATGCTGGATGAGATCGACAAGATCGGCCAGGACTTCCGAGGCGACCCGGCGTCGGTGCTCCTGGAGATCCTCGATCCGGAACAGAACAGCCAGTTTCTGGACCACTACCTGGATGTGCCTTTCGATCTGTCAGGGGTTATGTTCATCGCGACGGCCAACCTTGTGGAGCGCCTGCCGGCACCGCTCCTGGATCGGCTGGAGGTGATCGAATTTCCCGGCTACACGGAGAAGGAAAAGATCCGAATCGCCAAGCAATTCATCATTCCGAGGCAGCTTCGGGAACACGGACTGGCGGGTCGAAAGCTGGAGTTCACCGACGAAGCGGTGGCTTATATCATTCAGGGCTACACCCGCGAAGCCGGCCTTCGAAACCTGGAACGAGAAATCGCCAACATCTGCAGGAAACTGGCGCGCACCTATCTTGCGGGCGGCGGCCGTGGGGAACCGGGCGATGTGGACGCGGCGGACATTCAAGAGCTCCTGGGACCCAGGCGCTACGACCGGGAAACGGCGGGCGCGAAGAACCGGGTGGGGGTCGCCACGGGCCTGGTGTGGAGTGCCTTCGGGGGCGAAATTGTCTTCATCGAGGCCACACGGATGCGGGGATCCCAGCAGCTGATCCTCACCGGATCCTTGGGAAGCATCCTCAAGGAATCCGCACAAACGGCTCTGAGCTTTGTGAGGAGCCGCTGCGAGTGGTTCGGGATAGATGCCGATTTCTTCAGGGAGACCGACATCCACATCCATATTCCGGCGGGCGCCATACCCAAAGACGGCCCTTCCGCCGGGCTGACGATCGCCATCGCCCTCATCTCGCTCCTCACCCAGAGGCCCGCCCGTCGTGACGTGGCCGCAACCGGGGAGATCACCTTGAGCGGCCGAATCCTTCCAGTAAGCGGCGTCCGGGAGAAGCTTCTGGCGGCCCAGCGGTCGGGACTCCGTACGGTGATCTTTCCGCACCGAAACGCACCGGAAATCGACGCCCTGAACCCCGACGTGACCGAAGGTCTGGAGATCGTGCTGGCCGAGGAGATCCAGGACGTTGTAGAGCGTGCCCTCGTATGA
- a CDS encoding ferredoxin, whose product MARRVVIDREACIGCQSCVELCPEVFAFDADAEKAEVIKPEGGPEDCIEEAIATCPVECISWEE is encoded by the coding sequence ATGGCGAGGCGCGTGGTGATCGATCGGGAAGCATGCATCGGGTGTCAAAGCTGCGTGGAGCTCTGCCCGGAAGTGTTCGCCTTTGATGCGGACGCGGAGAAGGCCGAAGTCATCAAGCCGGAAGGCGGACCGGAAGATTGCATCGAGGAAGCCATCGCCACCTGTCCTGTAGAGTGCATTTCATGGGAAGAATGA
- a CDS encoding sigma-54-dependent transcriptional regulator → MTTADVLIVDDERIARENLEYVIRKEGHRVVAVDSGIQALRELERHPFDLVLTDLKMDRVDGMEVLERCKELHPDAEVIMITGYATVSTAVEAMKLGAYHYLPKPFKLDEVRHLVRNALERRNLRREVTELRRQVDDQKRPPLLIGKSPKMQALERMIEQIAPADCSVLILGETGTGKELVAKAIHQLSPRAENRFMAINCGAFSEELLANELFGHEKEAFTGARGVKRGLLEAASGGTVFLDEIGDMPPSMQVKLLRVLQEKHFIRVGGTDEVPVDLRVLAATNKDLQKEVRANRFRQDLFYRLNVVTLHVPPLSERKDDIPLLCRHFLEKHAGNQGKTVDEISDDVLEVLVNYAFPGNVRELENIIERAVALAQGPIIQLQHLPADLQQLTLRIQRPGHREFMTLEEAEKEYILWVLKKVQWNKTRAAEILGIDRVSLWRKLKRFGVQE, encoded by the coding sequence ATGACCACTGCGGATGTCCTGATTGTGGACGACGAGCGGATCGCCCGTGAAAACCTGGAATACGTCATCAGGAAGGAAGGCCACCGCGTGGTGGCGGTGGACAGCGGCATCCAGGCGCTTCGGGAATTGGAAAGACACCCCTTCGACCTGGTGCTCACCGACCTGAAGATGGACCGGGTGGACGGGATGGAAGTGCTTGAGCGCTGCAAGGAACTTCACCCCGATGCCGAAGTGATCATGATCACCGGCTACGCCACCGTTTCCACGGCCGTGGAGGCCATGAAGCTGGGTGCGTATCACTACCTTCCCAAGCCGTTCAAACTGGACGAGGTGCGTCACCTGGTGCGTAACGCGCTGGAACGGCGAAACCTTCGCCGGGAAGTGACCGAGCTTCGCCGGCAGGTGGACGACCAGAAACGTCCTCCCCTGCTGATTGGGAAGAGCCCGAAGATGCAGGCCCTGGAGCGGATGATCGAACAGATCGCCCCGGCTGACTGCAGCGTGCTCATTCTCGGTGAGACGGGTACCGGCAAGGAACTGGTGGCCAAGGCGATCCACCAGCTGAGCCCGCGGGCCGAAAACCGCTTCATGGCCATCAACTGCGGTGCCTTTTCGGAAGAGCTTCTAGCCAATGAACTTTTCGGCCATGAAAAAGAAGCCTTCACCGGTGCGCGGGGAGTGAAGCGCGGCCTGTTGGAGGCGGCCTCGGGAGGGACCGTCTTCCTGGACGAAATCGGAGACATGCCGCCGTCCATGCAGGTTAAGCTCCTCCGCGTGCTCCAGGAGAAGCATTTCATACGGGTCGGCGGAACGGACGAAGTCCCCGTGGATCTTCGCGTGCTCGCGGCCACCAACAAGGACCTCCAAAAGGAAGTCCGTGCGAACCGCTTCCGCCAGGACCTCTTCTACCGCCTCAACGTGGTCACCCTCCATGTGCCGCCCCTTTCTGAGCGAAAGGACGACATTCCCCTGCTTTGCCGCCACTTCCTGGAAAAGCACGCCGGGAACCAGGGCAAAACCGTCGATGAAATCTCGGACGATGTCCTGGAGGTCCTCGTCAACTACGCGTTCCCGGGGAACGTGCGCGAGCTGGAAAACATCATCGAGCGGGCGGTGGCTCTGGCCCAGGGACCGATCATCCAACTGCAGCATCTGCCCGCCGACCTTCAGCAACTCACCCTACGCATCCAGCGCCCCGGCCACCGCGAATTCATGACCCTCGAAGAAGCCGAGAAGGAATACATCCTCTGGGTGTTGAAGAAAGTCCAGTGGAATAAGACGCGCGCGGCCGAAATCCTCGGCATCGACCGCGTTTCCCTGTGGCGGAAGCTCAAGCGCTTCGGCGTGCAGGAATAG
- a CDS encoding sensor histidine kinase, with protein MPFKIPRHLNIRQKVIVGLTLGTIGVAAIGWLSYAHLLEIERKVHFVEFADDLNNIILEMRRYEKNFFLYGLPDALEENRRFTQSGLELIDEISPEAGRFRGAPQLKRIRSEMLAYRDLIERIASYENPAHNQELEALEEAIRERGKTLVDLAHSLVAFERERILLIIRSLKTQLLVSMAILVVLGIILVPFVSRKIIRPLRVIEKSTLRIARGDFQPLEVLDTRDETQQVVEAFNRMVVELERRQDQLVQAKKLSSLGILTSGIAHQLNNPLNNISTSCQILLEELGEADPEFLRRMLTNVEQEVARARDIVKGLLEFSRAKEFSIAPVALTEVVERTVRLISSQVPPGIELVRQVPEDLVIPMDTQRMQQVFLNLFMNAIHAIKEPPGEIRIRAWEDPVSNQATVVVEDTGCGIPEENLGKIFDPFFTTKEVGAGTGLGLSIAYGIVQQHMGSIDVESRVGEGTRFTIRLPLKAPESSTRRSA; from the coding sequence ATGCCCTTCAAAATTCCGCGACATCTCAATATCCGCCAGAAGGTGATCGTCGGGCTGACCCTGGGGACCATCGGCGTGGCGGCCATCGGCTGGCTTTCCTACGCCCACCTTCTCGAAATCGAAAGGAAGGTCCACTTCGTCGAATTCGCCGACGACTTGAACAACATCATTCTGGAAATGCGCCGTTACGAGAAGAACTTCTTTCTGTATGGACTTCCGGACGCCTTGGAAGAAAACAGGCGATTCACACAGAGCGGGCTGGAACTCATCGATGAGATATCGCCGGAGGCCGGTCGGTTCCGGGGAGCTCCGCAACTTAAAAGAATCCGGAGCGAAATGCTGGCCTACCGGGACCTCATAGAACGGATCGCCTCCTACGAAAACCCCGCCCACAACCAGGAACTGGAAGCTCTGGAAGAAGCGATCCGGGAGCGGGGAAAGACCCTGGTGGACCTGGCTCACAGCTTGGTGGCCTTTGAACGGGAACGCATCCTTCTGATCATTCGCTCCCTCAAAACTCAGCTTCTGGTTTCCATGGCAATCCTTGTTGTTTTGGGGATCATCCTGGTTCCGTTTGTGAGTCGGAAGATCATCCGCCCTCTGAGGGTGATCGAAAAAAGCACCCTTCGGATCGCTCGGGGGGATTTCCAGCCGCTGGAGGTTCTGGATACACGAGATGAAACGCAGCAGGTGGTGGAAGCCTTCAATCGTATGGTCGTTGAACTGGAGCGCCGCCAGGATCAGTTGGTTCAGGCCAAGAAGCTCTCGTCTCTCGGCATCCTCACTTCGGGTATCGCCCACCAGTTGAACAACCCGCTCAACAACATTTCCACTTCGTGCCAGATCCTCCTGGAAGAACTGGGGGAAGCGGACCCTGAGTTTCTGCGCAGGATGCTCACCAACGTGGAACAGGAGGTGGCGCGTGCCCGGGATATCGTCAAGGGCCTGCTGGAGTTCTCCCGGGCCAAGGAATTTTCCATCGCCCCGGTGGCCCTCACGGAGGTGGTGGAGCGCACCGTTCGTCTCATTTCCAGCCAGGTTCCGCCGGGCATCGAGCTGGTGCGGCAGGTGCCGGAAGACCTGGTTATCCCCATGGACACCCAGCGCATGCAGCAGGTCTTCCTGAATCTGTTCATGAACGCGATTCATGCCATCAAAGAACCGCCTGGCGAAATACGAATCCGGGCTTGGGAAGATCCGGTGAGCAACCAGGCGACGGTGGTCGTGGAAGACACGGGTTGTGGGATACCGGAGGAAAACCTGGGAAAGATTTTCGATCCTTTCTTCACCACTAAGGAAGTGGGAGCCGGAACGGGGCTGGGCCTTTCCATCGCGTACGGAATCGTCCAGCAGCACATGGGGTCCATTGACGTGGAAAGCCGTGTCGGCGAAGGGACCCGGTTCACTATCCGATTGCCCCTGAAAGCCCCTGAAAGTTCCACAAGGCGAAGCGCATGA
- a CDS encoding lysylphosphatidylglycerol synthase transmembrane domain-containing protein, whose protein sequence is MRYALQGATLATLTAGIIVLTTSEPSTWKRLHAFPWWGFPCLFLVVAMSWVANAARLRLIAQGMGYALRFRNALTIVLSADFGIAATPGGVGGAAIRIGLLRQFGFAIPIGCSMLAVDMMVDWLLFGVLLLFAIADAWDSTRWRSLVFALWQALPKPILWGITAATVLLLVWRYLPRRHHGCPAGLGRLPGRWVGLQRRLRADGRELRSNLRLGRSAISLLFSNHRGLVGWVVFMSMVQMGCRYGVLPLTIAFFTAGEDPFALMAFQGFAFGLSMLLVFPGGGGGVELLTLYVLSNLIPKPSVGVVLFLWRLYTYHLYLAAGGLVFFRTLSRLDGVSPQVDANRRADRGINGVGRPGPADG, encoded by the coding sequence TTGCGCTACGCCTTGCAGGGCGCCACCCTGGCCACGCTCACTGCCGGCATCATCGTCTTGACGACGTCGGAACCGAGCACGTGGAAACGACTGCATGCGTTCCCGTGGTGGGGATTTCCGTGCCTGTTCTTGGTGGTCGCGATGTCCTGGGTCGCCAATGCCGCCCGTTTGCGGTTGATCGCCCAAGGTATGGGATATGCGCTGCGTTTCCGGAATGCCTTGACCATCGTTCTTTCCGCGGATTTCGGGATCGCAGCCACGCCGGGTGGTGTGGGCGGTGCGGCGATCCGCATCGGGCTTCTCCGGCAGTTCGGCTTCGCCATCCCCATCGGCTGCTCCATGCTGGCGGTGGACATGATGGTGGATTGGCTGCTGTTCGGCGTCCTCCTTCTTTTCGCCATCGCCGATGCTTGGGACAGCACCCGCTGGCGCTCTCTTGTTTTCGCTTTATGGCAGGCACTCCCGAAACCGATTCTGTGGGGAATCACTGCAGCGACGGTCCTCTTGCTGGTATGGCGGTATCTGCCGCGACGGCACCACGGATGCCCGGCCGGCTTGGGCAGGCTGCCCGGCCGTTGGGTCGGTCTGCAACGGCGACTCAGAGCTGACGGCCGTGAACTGCGTTCGAACCTCCGTCTGGGACGGTCCGCCATATCCCTTCTTTTTTCGAACCATCGGGGACTTGTCGGATGGGTCGTCTTTATGTCTATGGTTCAGATGGGCTGCCGGTACGGGGTGCTGCCCCTGACGATCGCCTTCTTCACCGCAGGAGAGGATCCCTTCGCCCTGATGGCCTTTCAAGGGTTCGCTTTCGGTCTTTCCATGCTGCTCGTGTTTCCAGGGGGCGGTGGAGGTGTCGAGCTGCTCACCCTATATGTCCTTTCTAACCTTATCCCCAAGCCTTCCGTAGGTGTCGTCCTCTTCCTGTGGCGCCTTTACACCTATCATCTCTACCTCGCAGCCGGGGGCCTGGTCTTCTTCCGGACCCTGAGCCGCCTCGATGGGGTTTCCCCTCAAGTCGACGCGAATCGCCGCGCCGACAGGGGGATAAACGGTGTTGGCCGCCCCGGGCCGGCGGACGGCTGA
- a CDS encoding glycosyltransferase yields MKICDIVQFHSPLSGGIKRYVSDKIRFVATREDMEHVVIIPGARNRVRVEGRSRIHEIRSLPMIGSTSYRMLLSRKQILRILDEEAPDLIEVGDPYRSAWVGVEYARKRGCPVIAYYHSEYPRAFGRTAEKFLGPIGRDATSWFIDGYLARLHNLMDVTVVATERVKETLKAIGIQRIVRIPLGTDTEVFRPCATREEIFEDLNLTRFRRLIVYAGRIAREKHVLKLFPMMDRLRRRIPGCHLLIVGDGEERRKVERLAAGRNDVTWLPYRESPRDLARFYSAADLCVYPGDSETFGLVSIEAQSCGARTLVIRGGGADDTVEGETPAVLADAPTGEALAEAAARLLSIPETAEDRLRRRARIVAHFSWRKTYTDLTELYRRLCRSTKRLAA; encoded by the coding sequence ATGAAAATCTGCGACATCGTTCAATTCCACAGTCCGTTGAGCGGCGGCATCAAGCGTTACGTTTCCGACAAGATTCGCTTTGTGGCCACAAGAGAAGACATGGAACATGTGGTGATCATTCCCGGAGCCCGAAACCGGGTGCGCGTTGAAGGACGATCCCGCATCCACGAAATCCGATCTCTTCCCATGATCGGATCCACGAGCTACCGGATGCTCCTTTCCCGCAAGCAAATTCTGAGGATTCTGGACGAAGAAGCCCCTGACCTCATCGAAGTCGGCGATCCCTACCGGTCAGCTTGGGTGGGGGTCGAGTACGCCAGAAAGAGGGGGTGTCCGGTGATCGCCTATTACCATTCGGAGTATCCCCGGGCCTTCGGCCGGACGGCGGAAAAATTCCTCGGTCCTATCGGTCGCGATGCCACATCATGGTTCATCGACGGCTACCTGGCCCGGCTCCACAACCTCATGGACGTGACCGTGGTGGCCACCGAGCGTGTGAAGGAAACGTTAAAGGCCATCGGCATCCAGCGCATCGTACGCATCCCCTTGGGGACCGATACGGAAGTGTTCCGACCGTGTGCGACGCGAGAAGAAATCTTTGAGGATCTGAATCTCACCCGGTTTCGGCGACTCATTGTCTATGCCGGGAGGATCGCCCGGGAGAAGCACGTGCTGAAGCTGTTTCCCATGATGGATCGACTGCGAAGGCGGATCCCAGGCTGCCACCTGCTCATTGTGGGAGACGGCGAAGAGCGGCGGAAGGTCGAGCGGTTGGCCGCAGGACGAAACGACGTCACCTGGCTTCCCTACCGTGAATCGCCGAGAGACCTGGCCAGGTTCTATTCCGCGGCTGATTTGTGTGTCTATCCGGGAGACAGCGAGACCTTCGGGCTGGTATCCATAGAAGCTCAATCCTGCGGCGCCCGCACCTTGGTGATTCGAGGCGGCGGCGCCGACGACACGGTGGAGGGTGAAACCCCGGCCGTACTCGCCGACGCCCCCACCGGGGAGGCGCTCGCCGAAGCGGCAGCCCGACTGCTTTCCATCCCCGAAACCGCCGAAGATCGACTGCGACGGCGCGCCCGCATCGTCGCCCACTTTTCCTGGCGGAAGACCTACACCGATCTGACCGAACTCTACCGAAGACTGTGCCGGAGCACGAAGCGGCTTGCGGCCTGA
- a CDS encoding lysophospholipid acyltransferase family protein has product MSSSHRPKIFTLPTVSEANPWRRALYSLLRGSLEHLLSLNRLNRAYRRVSRVDGPLSFLDEVLAILDVTTQIAEREAVRIPATGPLMVVANHPFGAIEGLILARLLLGVRSDVKIMANYLVDCIPELGDLFIPVDPFGHGSAKEKNVRGLREALRWLRNGKTVAVFPAGAVSHLHVRKRTVTDPPWSPTVARLIRKAECAVLPVYFQGCNSVFFQVMGLLHPRLRTVMLPHEVTNKGGKPITVRIGRTVSFEKLAPMKSDAWMMEYLRLKTYALGVRTAGADARLEDSCPRRRAHRGNGVPKPIGGPVEAGELVSEVDRLGRDRLLLESGPYQVFHAEAQRIPRLLQEIGRLREITFREAGEGTGKAIDLDGFDPHYRHLFVWNRERRELVGAYRLGLTDHILQRFGKNGLYTSTLFTFKRPLLDLLNPALELGRSFVRPEYQRSYSPMLLLWKGIGRFVAQHPRYHLLFGPVSINSEYHALSRHLMMTFLRTHRSLPRLSRFVRAKSLRRIAPPLPWDSRRVCCVLSDLEELAALISDIEATQTGLPILLKQYLKLGGRVLGFNVDPRFSNVLDALILVDLTQAKPEWLARYMGKEALARFHAYHGTLPAAKDLARCA; this is encoded by the coding sequence ATGAGTTCTTCCCATCGCCCCAAGATCTTCACGCTCCCTACGGTCTCGGAAGCGAACCCGTGGCGGCGCGCCCTCTACAGCTTGCTCCGCGGCTCACTGGAACACCTGCTTTCCCTGAACCGCCTGAACCGTGCCTACCGCCGGGTTTCCAGAGTGGATGGTCCCCTCTCCTTCTTAGACGAAGTCTTGGCCATTCTCGACGTAACCACTCAAATCGCCGAACGAGAGGCGGTGAGGATTCCGGCCACCGGACCCCTCATGGTGGTTGCGAACCACCCCTTCGGTGCCATTGAGGGCCTTATTTTGGCGCGACTCCTGTTAGGCGTGAGGTCTGATGTCAAGATCATGGCCAACTACCTTGTGGATTGTATTCCGGAACTAGGGGACTTGTTCATCCCTGTGGATCCGTTCGGCCATGGTTCCGCCAAGGAAAAGAACGTGCGCGGACTTCGGGAAGCGCTGCGCTGGCTCAGAAACGGCAAGACGGTAGCCGTCTTTCCGGCGGGAGCGGTGTCTCATCTTCACGTCAGGAAACGAACCGTCACCGATCCCCCATGGAGCCCCACGGTGGCCCGATTGATACGTAAGGCCGAGTGCGCGGTCCTTCCGGTGTATTTTCAGGGGTGCAACAGCGTCTTCTTCCAGGTCATGGGGCTGCTGCATCCGCGGCTGCGCACTGTGATGCTTCCGCACGAGGTGACCAACAAAGGCGGCAAGCCCATCACCGTCCGCATCGGGCGTACCGTTTCCTTCGAGAAACTGGCTCCGATGAAAAGCGATGCCTGGATGATGGAGTACCTGAGGCTCAAGACGTACGCTTTGGGAGTCCGGACCGCCGGAGCCGATGCTCGTCTTGAAGATTCCTGTCCGCGGCGGAGAGCCCATCGGGGGAACGGGGTTCCGAAACCGATCGGTGGGCCGGTGGAAGCGGGAGAACTGGTCTCGGAAGTCGATCGGTTGGGTCGCGACCGACTTCTCCTCGAAAGCGGTCCTTATCAGGTCTTTCATGCGGAAGCCCAAAGGATACCCCGACTGTTACAGGAAATCGGTCGGCTTCGGGAAATCACGTTTCGCGAGGCGGGGGAAGGAACCGGAAAGGCCATCGATCTCGACGGATTCGACCCTCATTACCGCCATCTTTTCGTTTGGAACCGGGAGCGGCGGGAACTGGTGGGCGCTTACCGTTTGGGCCTTACCGACCACATCTTGCAACGATTCGGAAAGAACGGTCTCTACACCAGCACCCTTTTCACTTTCAAAAGGCCGCTACTCGACCTCCTCAACCCCGCACTGGAACTGGGCCGCTCCTTTGTGCGTCCGGAATACCAGAGAAGCTATTCCCCCATGCTGCTTCTGTGGAAAGGCATCGGGCGCTTCGTCGCCCAACACCCGCGCTATCATCTGCTTTTCGGCCCGGTGAGCATCAACAGCGAATACCACGCCCTCTCCAGGCACCTGATGATGACCTTCCTCAGAACACACCGTTCACTTCCTCGGCTTTCCCGCTTTGTCAGAGCCAAAAGCTTGAGGCGGATCGCTCCGCCTTTGCCCTGGGATAGTCGCAGAGTATGCTGTGTGCTTTCCGACCTGGAAGAACTGGCGGCCCTCATCTCCGACATCGAAGCCACCCAGACGGGGCTACCCATCCTGTTGAAGCAATACTTAAAATTGGGCGGACGTGTTCTCGGGTTCAACGTGGATCCACGCTTTTCCAACGTTTTGGACGCCTTGATCCTTGTGGATCTGACTCAGGCGAAACCCGAATGGCTGGCCCGCTATATGGGGAAGGAAGCCTTGGCCCGCTTTCACGCCTATCACGGTACGCTCCCCGCTGCGAAAGACCTCGCACGATGCGCATGA
- a CDS encoding arsenate reductase ArsC, translated as MADDKARVLFICVHNSGRSQMAEAFLNDLGSGRFVAESAGLEPRPIHPQVITVMKELGYDLSRNSSDSVFEFFRQGRLYDYVITVCEEAVEERCPVFPGIACRLRWPFPNPEELAGSEEEMAAALRKIRNDIRRKIIDFIQEVSSADSAVSHTCNRLSMTP; from the coding sequence ATGGCAGACGACAAGGCTCGAGTCCTTTTCATATGTGTGCACAACAGCGGCCGAAGTCAAATGGCCGAGGCGTTTTTGAACGATTTGGGAAGCGGTCGCTTTGTGGCGGAGAGCGCCGGCTTGGAACCTCGACCGATCCATCCCCAGGTGATCACCGTCATGAAGGAACTCGGCTACGACCTCTCGCGAAATTCTTCGGACAGTGTCTTCGAATTTTTCCGCCAAGGAAGGCTATATGATTATGTCATCACCGTCTGTGAAGAAGCCGTGGAAGAGCGTTGCCCCGTCTTCCCGGGGATCGCCTGCCGACTTCGGTGGCCTTTTCCCAATCCGGAGGAGCTCGCCGGTTCCGAAGAGGAAATGGCGGCGGCTCTCCGAAAGATCCGAAACGACATTCGCCGGAAGATCATCGATTTCATCCAGGAGGTCTCTTCCGCCGACTCGGCCGTTTCACACACTTGTAACAGGCTCTCCATGACGCCTTAA
- a CDS encoding zinc-ribbon domain-containing protein, giving the protein MKDSLRCPRCQSEALYRYGFTPSGKQRYLCVVCQHQFVEHPARKPPEVRPSCPRCGQPMHVYMRRGGVVRFRCTRYPECRTYLKIRAEVSRS; this is encoded by the coding sequence ATGAAGGATTCGCTACGATGCCCCAGGTGCCAAAGTGAGGCTCTTTATCGCTACGGCTTCACGCCGTCGGGGAAGCAGCGGTACTTGTGTGTAGTCTGTCAACACCAGTTCGTCGAGCATCCGGCTCGCAAGCCCCCGGAAGTTCGACCGTCGTGTCCTCGATGCGGACAACCCATGCACGTTTATATGCGGCGTGGCGGCGTCGTTCGGTTTCGGTGCACCCGGTACCCGGAGTGCCGGACCTACTTGAAGATTCGAGCGGAGGTGAGTCGGTCATGA
- a CDS encoding HMA2 domain-containing protein produces MSYYVHSVPGRLRVKIPMVRCEPEAGREVVEIVENIRGVRHVEVNPVTGSVVVRYDPKWSRCEEILEVLQKHGYFDEQKVLPNDPLVENAAVKASRIIGKTLFGMAVEKAFEGSALSMLAAFI; encoded by the coding sequence ATGAGCTACTATGTGCACAGCGTACCCGGTCGTTTGCGAGTCAAGATTCCCATGGTGAGGTGCGAACCCGAGGCGGGCCGCGAAGTGGTCGAAATAGTTGAAAATATAAGGGGCGTCCGGCACGTGGAAGTCAACCCGGTGACAGGAAGCGTTGTGGTCCGCTACGATCCGAAGTGGAGTCGTTGCGAGGAAATTCTAGAGGTGCTTCAGAAGCATGGCTATTTCGATGAGCAAAAGGTCCTGCCCAACGACCCGCTCGTGGAAAATGCGGCCGTGAAGGCGAGCCGCATAATCGGGAAAACGCTTTTTGGCATGGCGGTGGAAAAAGCCTTCGAGGGAAGTGCTCTTTCCATGCTTGCGGCGTTCATTTGA